A stretch of the Vitis riparia cultivar Riparia Gloire de Montpellier isolate 1030 chromosome 13, EGFV_Vit.rip_1.0, whole genome shotgun sequence genome encodes the following:
- the LOC117928796 gene encoding protein transport protein SEC13 homolog B-like — protein sequence MPSQKIKTGHQDTVHDVAMDYYGKRVATASSDSTIKIIGVSNNASQHLATLTGHQGPVWQVAWAHPKFGSILASCSCDGRVIIWKEGNQNEWTQAHVFSDHKSSVNSIAWAPHELGLCLACGSSDGNISVFTARSDGAWDTTKIDQAHPVGVTSVSWAPSMAPGALVGSGLLDPVQKLVSGGCDNTVKVWKLYNGNWKMDCFPALQMHTDWVRDVAWAPNLGLPKSTIASASQDGTVVIWTVAKEGDQWEGKVLKDFKTPVWRVSWSLTGNLLAVADGNNNVTLWKEAVDGEWQQVTTVDP from the coding sequence ATGCCTTCACAGAAGATCAAAACAGGTCACCAGGACACAGTCCATGATGTTGCCATGGATTACTACGGAAAGAGAGTGGCCACAGCTTCATCTGATAGCACCATTAAGATAATTGGTGTTAGCAATAATGCTTCACAACACCTTGCTACTTTGACTGGCCATCAAGGCCCTGTTTGGCAGGTTGCTTGGGCACACCCCAAGTTTGGATCAATCCTTGCTTCTTGTTCCTGTGATGGCCGTGTGATAATCTGGAAGGAAGGAAATCAAAATGAGTGGACACAAGCTCATGTTTTCAGTGATCATAAATCATCTGTCAACTCCATTGCTTGGGCACCTCATGAACTTGGCCTCTGCTTGGCTTGTGGGTCCTCTGATGGGAATATCTCTGTCTTCACTGCTAGGTCTGATGGCGCTTGGGACACCACAAAGATAGATCAAGCTCACCCTGTTGGAGTAACCTCAGTTTCATGGGCCCCATCAATGGCTCCTGGTGCTCTGGTTGGATCTGGTCTGCTGGATCCTGTTCAGAAGCTGGTTTCTGGTGGCTGTGATAATACTGTGAAGGTGTGGAAGCTATACAACGGGAATTGGAAGATGGACTGTTTCCCTGCTCTTCAGATGCATACAGATTGGGTAAGGGATGTGGCTTGGGCACCCAACTTGGGGCTTCCAAAGTCCACAATTGCAAGTGCTTCACAGGATGGAACAGTTGTAATATGGACTGTGGCCAAGGAAGGTGATCAATGGGAGGGTAAAgttttgaaggatttcaagACCCCAGTTTGGAGGGTCTCATGGTCGCTGACTGGAAACCTATTGGCTGTGGCTGATGGAAACAATAATGTGACATTATGGAAAGAAGCAGTTGATGGTGAGTGGCAACAGGTTACTACAGTGGACCCATAG